In Methanococcoides sp. LMO-2, a single window of DNA contains:
- a CDS encoding carboxymuconolactone decarboxylase family protein: MRMLEEFFPEFTEKLDEIDKLYADTRTIDEKTYQFICFALSIKARSKPCVLKHFKGALEAGATVKELSYIFALTMREAAGADDCWTHDVVGDWKEILKGNVSCSCCGDEE, encoded by the coding sequence ATGAGAATGCTAGAAGAATTCTTCCCGGAATTCACTGAAAAACTGGATGAGATCGACAAATTATATGCCGATACGAGGACGATCGATGAAAAGACCTATCAGTTCATCTGCTTTGCCCTTTCTATCAAAGCAAGGTCAAAGCCCTGTGTGCTCAAGCATTTCAAAGGTGCTCTTGAAGCAGGTGCCACTGTCAAGGAACTCTCGTATATCTTTGCCCTGACAATGAGAGAAGCTGCAGGTGCCGATGACTGCTGGACACATGATGTCGTCGGGGACTGGAAAGAAATACTCAAAGGTAATGTATCCTGCAGTTGCTGTGGCGACGAGGAATGA